Proteins from a genomic interval of Symmachiella macrocystis:
- a CDS encoding thiamine pyrophosphate-binding protein — protein MNGSEAILELLADAGVKYLFGNPGTTELPLSDALVDHPRIKYILGLQEVPVVGIAEGYAQASRSPGVVNLHISCGLGNGMGMLYNAYRAGTPLIVTAGQQDRRLKFQEPILWSDMVSVAKPWTKWAVEVERAADLPNAIRRAVQTALMPPTGPVFLSIPVDVQREIAEFDLTPPQPINPQVRPPAAELQRAAELLCHAKNPGILVGSRVVEADGVAELVELAETLGAPVISESGTTHGRLSFPCTHPLSAPGLPLWAPEIEQRLSEFDVLFVAGTDVFRLYVYFEPARALPVHTRLIHLDQNYWELGKNYPTEVALAGDPKVGLAELAKLVRSRQSDEQQTVVRGRTALHSEVHQQLRNELQTTITSQQDQRPLTSAVIMHSLARALPPNVAVIEEAVTTTNTHLERLGAIADPTGYFGHRGWALGWGLGCSIGVKLAWPNRPVLAVLGEGASLYGIQGLWTAARYRIPVTFVICNNAQYQILKIGAQGMDLPQAQAGRFEGMDIAGPEVDMVALAQSLGVQAERITEPDELTEKVRASLAGDVPRLFDVPIDRQTPGRLGY, from the coding sequence ATGAATGGCTCGGAAGCGATTTTGGAATTATTGGCCGATGCGGGGGTCAAGTATTTATTTGGCAATCCGGGCACAACGGAATTGCCGTTGTCCGATGCGCTCGTCGATCACCCGCGGATCAAATACATCCTGGGCTTACAGGAAGTCCCGGTGGTGGGGATTGCCGAAGGGTATGCGCAAGCCAGCCGATCGCCGGGTGTGGTGAATCTGCATATCAGTTGCGGTTTGGGAAACGGGATGGGCATGTTATACAACGCCTATCGCGCCGGCACCCCTTTGATCGTGACCGCCGGACAGCAGGATCGCCGACTAAAATTCCAGGAACCGATCCTCTGGTCCGATATGGTGAGCGTCGCCAAACCTTGGACGAAATGGGCCGTGGAGGTCGAACGCGCCGCCGACCTACCCAACGCGATTCGCCGGGCTGTGCAAACGGCGCTGATGCCCCCGACCGGACCGGTGTTTTTGTCGATTCCTGTGGACGTGCAGCGCGAAATTGCCGAATTCGACCTCACGCCGCCCCAACCGATCAACCCGCAAGTCCGTCCTCCGGCGGCAGAATTGCAGCGCGCCGCGGAATTGTTGTGCCATGCTAAAAACCCCGGCATTCTCGTCGGCAGCCGCGTAGTTGAAGCGGACGGCGTTGCCGAATTGGTGGAACTGGCCGAAACGCTCGGCGCTCCGGTCATTTCGGAATCGGGTACGACGCATGGACGGCTCAGTTTTCCCTGTACGCATCCACTCTCGGCGCCGGGATTGCCGTTGTGGGCACCCGAGATTGAGCAGCGCCTGAGTGAATTCGACGTGCTGTTCGTGGCGGGAACCGACGTTTTTCGGTTATATGTCTATTTCGAACCGGCGCGAGCATTGCCCGTGCATACGCGGCTGATTCATCTCGATCAGAATTATTGGGAATTGGGCAAAAATTATCCCACTGAAGTCGCATTGGCGGGTGATCCTAAAGTCGGTCTAGCTGAATTGGCGAAACTGGTTCGCAGCCGGCAGAGCGACGAACAGCAGACGGTCGTTCGTGGGCGGACCGCACTGCACAGCGAGGTGCATCAACAACTACGCAATGAACTTCAGACAACGATCACCTCGCAGCAAGACCAGCGCCCGTTGACCTCAGCAGTGATCATGCACAGCCTCGCGCGTGCTTTGCCGCCGAATGTGGCTGTAATTGAAGAAGCGGTCACGACCACGAACACGCATTTGGAGCGGTTGGGAGCCATTGCCGACCCGACCGGTTACTTTGGCCATCGCGGTTGGGCGTTGGGGTGGGGTTTGGGTTGCAGCATCGGCGTGAAATTGGCGTGGCCCAATCGCCCGGTGTTGGCGGTGTTGGGCGAAGGGGCATCGCTGTACGGGATTCAAGGACTGTGGACGGCGGCACGCTATCGGATTCCGGTGACCTTTGTGATCTGCAATAATGCGCAGTATCAGATTCTGAAGATCGGTGCCCAGGGAATGGATTTGCCGCAAGCCCAGGCGGGGCGATTTGAAGGGATGGACATTGCCGGTCCGGAAGTGGACATGGTGGCATTGGCCCAGTCTTTGGGCGTCCAGGCGGAGCGGATTACCGAGCCGGATGAACTGACGGAAAAAGTCCGCGCATCGCTGGCAGGCGACGTGCCGCGATTATTCGATGTGCCGATCGACCGACAAACTCCCGGGCGGCTGGGCTATTGA